Genomic window (Candidatus Acidiferrales bacterium):
CGTCCGCAAACACTGCGATATCGGCTACCGCATCCTGGAGAGGATTCCGTTTTTGAAGGAGGCCGCCGAAATCGTACGCGCTCATCAGGAACGTTTTGATGGGACGGGCTATCCTCGCGGGTTGAAGAGCGAGGCGATACCTCTGGGGGCGCGCATTTTTGCGGTGGCCGACACCCTTGACGCTATGATCTCCGACCGCCCCTACCGCAAAGCCCTTTCGCTTGAGGCTGCCAAGGCAGAAATTCGTCGTTGCGCGGGCACCCAATTTGACCCGCGTGTCGTTGAAGTCTTTTTCTCCCTGCCCGATTCCCTCTGGGATGACCTCCGTCGCAACGTCGGCGAGCCGCTCCGCTTGGCTGGAGTTGAAACTCAGTAGGCCGAATTCATGGGAGCGGTTCGGTTTACCATGTCCCTGTGCTTGGAGGGCAACCACCTCTTTCCCGACCGACCACAGCCGCCCATTCTTGCTGGTCGCTTGCTCTTTGCTGGCTCGGCACTTGCTGGCCATTGCTCGGCCATTTCCCGGCCAATGCTCAGCTATTGCTCCTTGACGCCGCCACACCGTCACCCCATAGAAGCGCCCGGGGAGACCGCGTATTCATCGGCGGAACGCGCATTTCTCAGCGATAAGCGGATGTCGCCAAGGGGCGATGCAAGGGGATTGGTGTTGGTGCGGTCGGTGAGACTCGAACTCACACGGTATTGCTACCGCCAGCCCCTCAAGCTGGTGCGTCTGCCAATTCCGCCACGACCGCAAGGAGGGCGAACACGAACGATTCTAGCCAACGAGAAAAGAGCTGTAAAGACCGTCCGCCGCGATCACCGCCGAACTACTTCGTGGGAGAGGGCGCACCGGGCGTCGGTGGCGAAGGAGCGGGAGCCGTCGGCGCCGGCGAGGGAGCTGCCGGAGCCGGTTGCGTGCCCCCCTCCAAGACGGAGCCGGCGGTCGGCCGCGAAGCCTTGATCGCCAGAGCCAACGAAGTCACCATGAAAAGGATGGCCGCGTAGGTAGTGGCCTTGGAGAGAAAGGTCGCCGCGCCGCGCGGGCCGAAAGCCGTCTGGCTGCCTGACCCGCCGAAGGCTCCGGCAAGATCAGCCGCCCGGCCGCTCTGGAGCAAGACAACCAGGATCAAGATAAAACACAGCAGAATATGAAATGTGCTCAGCACGTAGGGATAGCGCCAACCGAGGAAAATCAACCCCACCCCCACCACCAGCGCCAAAACCCAATAGACTTTTTCCTGCATCGGTCTTGTGATCCTTTCCCCAGCCGTTCCCATTATCGCGAGAGCCGGTCGCGCCTACCCCATCGCCCTACCCGCCAGGCGCCTGGGTACTCTCCCCATCCCGCGTCCCAGTCGCCTACCTCAAAGCAGTGGGAGCGGCACTAAAAATTAACGATGGCGGCAAAGGCCTCCGGGTCGAGGCTCGCGCCGCCGACGAGCGCGCCGTCTATTTCGACCTGCGCCATGAGCCCTTTGATGTTGCTGGGTTTGACGCTGCCGCCATAAAGGATGCGCAGCTCAGCGGCGCACGCTTCTCCAAAGTGTCGAGCCACCAGCCGCCGCAAGAAATGGTGCGCCTCGGTGGCTTGTTCCGGCGTGGCGGTTCGCCCGGTGCCGATGGCCCAAACTGGTTCATACGCAAGGATGATACGGGAGAATTGCTGCCCCGTCAACGCGGCGAAGGCACACACAAATTGTTGATCCAGAACCACTTCCGTCCGATTTGCCTCGCGCTCGCTAAGCCTCTCACCGAGGCAGGTAATGGGCACGAGCCCGGCCTCGATGGCGGCGATGGTTTTTTTCTGGACGGTTCCATCCGTCTCCCCGAAATACTGCCGGCGCTCCGAGTGGCCCACGATGACATATTCACAGCCCAGCTCGGCCAGCATGCCGGCGGAAACTTCACCCGTAAAGGCACCTTCCTTCTCCCAGTGAACGTCCTGGGCAGCGACGGCAATGTCGGAGCCGCGCGCCGCATCAATGGCTGTCTCCAGGTTGGTGAAGGGCGCCGCCACCACCACATCACAGTGAGTCGAACGGGCGATAAGCGGGCGAAGCTTCAGCAAGAACCCGCGGGTCTCCACGCGCGTCTTGTGCATCTTCCAGTTGCCGGCAATGACCGGGCGTCGCACTACACTTCTCCTGTCGTCATTGTGAGCCCGTCCTGACTGGCCAAGAATCCGGATTCAGATGCTTCGCTGCGCTCAGCATGACATGGCCTTGGGCACCCGCCTCATCTGTCAGTGAGCGCTTCCACGCCGGGCAGCTTGTAGCCTGCCAGAAACTCAAGCGAAGCGCCGCCTCCGGTGGAAATGTGAGTGATGCGGTCGGCCACGCCGGCCATCTGCACCGCGGCAATCGAATCGCCCCCGCCAATAATGCTCGTCGCGCCGGATTTGGCCACTGCCTCGGCTACGGCCATCGTTCCGCGGGCGAACTGAGATTTTTCAAACACGCCCATGGGGCCGTTCCAGACAATTGTTTTCGCGCCGGCGATGCGGCCACAGTATTCGTTGATCGTCTGGCGGCCGATGTCCAAACCCATCTGGTCCGCGGGAGTCTTTTCCACGGGCACCATGCCGCTCGGGGCGGCGTCGGGCTTTTCCGCGACGACGTGATCGATCGGCAGCTTGAAGGGAAAGTGTCGTCTGGCGGCATCGTCCAGGACCTTCCGGGCGAGGTCGAGCTTGTCGTCCTCGACCAGCGACCTGCCCACCGGGATGCCTCGCGCCTTGAGAAACGTATAGGCCATGCCGCCACCAATCAACATGGCGTCGGTGAGCTTCATCAAATTTTCCACGACTTCGATTTTGTCGGAAACCTTCGCGCCGCCGAGAATGGCCACGTAGGGGCGGTCTGGCCGGGAAATCGCCTTGCCGAGATAGGTCAGCTCCTTTTCCATGAGAAAGCCCGCCGCGGCCGCGGGCACGAATCGGGTGATGCCCTCGGTGGAAGCATGGGCGCGGTGGGCTGAGCCGAAGGCGTCGTTGACATAAAGATCGGCGAGACCTGCCAGCGCTTGTGAAAAATGGGCGTCGTTGGCCTCTTCTTCTTTGTGAAAGCGAAGATTTTCAAGCAGGAGGAGCTGGCCCGGGCGCAAAGCGGCGGCTGCAAGTTGCGCGGGAGCGCCGATGCAGTCTTCGGCAAAGGTAACCGGCTGGCCAAGTAATTCGCTCAGGCGCGTTGCCGCCGGCCGGAGGCT
Coding sequences:
- a CDS encoding HD domain-containing phosphohydrolase, with the protein product VRKHCDIGYRILERIPFLKEAAEIVRAHQERFDGTGYPRGLKSEAIPLGARIFAVADTLDAMISDRPYRKALSLEAAKAEIRRCAGTQFDPRVVEVFFSLPDSLWDDLRRNVGEPLRLAGVETQ
- the secG gene encoding preprotein translocase subunit SecG, with protein sequence MQEKVYWVLALVVGVGLIFLGWRYPYVLSTFHILLCFILILVVLLQSGRAADLAGAFGGSGSQTAFGPRGAATFLSKATTYAAILFMVTSLALAIKASRPTAGSVLEGGTQPAPAAPSPAPTAPAPSPPTPGAPSPTK
- the tpiA gene encoding triose-phosphate isomerase translates to MRRPVIAGNWKMHKTRVETRGFLLKLRPLIARSTHCDVVVAAPFTNLETAIDAARGSDIAVAAQDVHWEKEGAFTGEVSAGMLAELGCEYVIVGHSERRQYFGETDGTVQKKTIAAIEAGLVPITCLGERLSEREANRTEVVLDQQFVCAFAALTGQQFSRIILAYEPVWAIGTGRTATPEQATEAHHFLRRLVARHFGEACAAELRILYGGSVKPSNIKGLMAQVEIDGALVGGASLDPEAFAAIVNF
- a CDS encoding phosphoglycerate kinase gives rise to the protein MPKLSVRELDLKGKRVFMRVDFNVPLTAEGDVAEDTRIRASLETIRYAASQGARVILASHLGRPKGKPDPRMSLRPAATRLSELLGQPVTFAEDCIGAPAQLAAAALRPGQLLLLENLRFHKEEEANDAHFSQALAGLADLYVNDAFGSAHRAHASTEGITRFVPAAAAGFLMEKELTYLGKAISRPDRPYVAILGGAKVSDKIEVVENLMKLTDAMLIGGGMAYTFLKARGIPVGRSLVEDDKLDLARKVLDDAARRHFPFKLPIDHVVAEKPDAAPSGMVPVEKTPADQMGLDIGRQTINEYCGRIAGAKTIVWNGPMGVFEKSQFARGTMAVAEAVAKSGATSIIGGGDSIAAVQMAGVADRITHISTGGGASLEFLAGYKLPGVEALTDR